The Corynebacterium qintianiae genome has a window encoding:
- the yajC gene encoding preprotein translocase subunit YajC has protein sequence MELIFLLLILALFMLPTFLMMRGQRRRQAEMDQLQVSVQPGDKIVNVSGFHGTVVAAGEETLQVEVAPGTVVTMERAGVLRRVEPAAIPSNTQAPEAGSSQLPDDDRPTS, from the coding sequence ATGGAACTAATTTTTCTCCTCCTCATTCTCGCTCTGTTCATGCTGCCGACTTTCCTGATGATGCGCGGTCAGCGCAGGCGGCAGGCCGAAATGGACCAGCTGCAGGTATCCGTTCAGCCGGGGGACAAGATTGTCAACGTCTCCGGGTTCCACGGCACGGTGGTTGCGGCAGGGGAGGAAACACTGCAGGTGGAGGTGGCACCCGGCACGGTAGTCACCATGGAGCGCGCCGGTGTGCTGCGCCGCGTTGAACCCGCTGCGATTCCCAGCAACACTCAGGCCCCCGAGGCTGGGTCCTCACAGCTGCCCGACGACGATCGCCCCACGAGCTAG